GGGGAGAGCGTTGAGACAGGGCCGATGTGACCAAGTTCCTTCCCCCTCAGAGGGACTCTAACCTCCACATCCCCACCCGACCCTCCAGAAGTGACAAGCTGCAGAGGAGCAGTCTGGGGGTCCTAAGGACTGAGCGGCTTTACTAGGCCCAGAAGGCGCCCACCTTTATGTCTTCATAGGTGGCAGCTGCCCTCTCGGGGTCCTTGTCATGGAGTTTGAAGGCAAACTGTGTCTCCACCAAGCCTGGAGAGATACACTGGGCCAACAGAGAGGTCCTGCTCAGCCTGAGCTTTCTCGGGCCTTagaggaggtggaggggaagGCTAGAGGCCAGGGCTCCCAGTTCACAGTGGCAGCTGCTTCATGTCCTCAACAGTCCCCCTCCTTCCAAAGTCACCACTGAGAGCTCCAACTGGCACCTCTCACAGTACCCTGTACTAGATATGGAGCCGTCCCTACAGGCTTGGGTCATGCTTTCCAAGGCGGTGTTGTTTAAAGCCTCATAACCAGGTAAGTGCCATTATCACCCCATCTCACAAATGGGAAAACTGAAGCTTAGTCCAGTGATTTACCCAAGGCATGAGGTCTTCTAGGGAAGAGCCCAGAGTGCTGGTCTCCAGTTCCGGGGTGTGAGTTCTCTTAGTCTCACTCCATGGTCCCTCCAAGTCGGCCCTTCCCACTCAAAGTGTAAGTCTGACCATTGGCTCTGGGGTGAGTGGAGTGAGGTGACTGTCCCCGTAAGGAGCAGCAGCGCCCAGGACTTGTGCACTTGTTGAACCCAGGGGCTCTGAGCAGGCCTTCCTGGACATGTGCAGGCGGGAGGGCTGGGCCCACACCATTCCCACCAGGGCTAGACCACAGCCTCACCGTGGCCCGGATATGGGTCTGGGCCTCCAGAAGCTCTTGCCTTAGTCCCTCTGTCAATGCTGTGACGGCATACTTGGTCGCACAATAGAAATGGATCACAGACTCGGGTGGGACTCGGTGGCCACACATACTgggtggaagaagggaaggggagagagggagggtaaAGTCCCGCGGACACAGGCAGTGCTCCTGTCATCCGGGTCAGCTTCGTTACCCAGAGGTTGACACGGAAGCCTTGGTGGGGGAACCGTGGATGGCTACCCCTACAGTCCACTGGCTAAATCTAGCCTCTTGTCTACGCAGCTCCTGAAACCTGCTTTGTCTTGAGGCTGTCCTTCAGCCTACTGAGTACTGCAGCCAGACAGGTTGACAGGAGCCTCACCACGTTGTCTGCATGCTCAGACAGAGCTCTCCTGGGAGATCTCTGGAGTTGTCCAGACCATGTCCCCAACAGGCAAGGGGCCTCCTATGCTAGAACCTGTGCAGTCTCTTTGGCCCACGAGGCGGGTGTATCCCTGGGTCTGAGGAAAAGGTCCAGTGGTCCTCAGTCTCTGGAGAGCTCCCAGGCATTGGCCATGGAAGGCAGGGGCTGAGATGTCCGCTCTAGATAAAGGGACTTCCCTTTGTTAGAATCATGCCACTTAGATATTAAATACCTATCTTactgtcaaagaaaatgtcatcTAGAGGTTAAGTGAGCTGTGACAGGTGGGTCACATCAGTGACCCAAGCTCTAAGCCTCGGCCACCCAGCCTCACCTGTTGATGTTAATAATATGCCCGTCATCCACATTTCGCTCCTTCATGGACTGGTAAGCTTCCCGAGTGCAGATGCTGAGGGCCAGTACATTCACCTGTGGGCCAGGGAGGGCAATGGAGTGGCTCCAGCTTGGGCCCAATTGAACAGGTGACAGAGCCGTGGAGCACCAGGGGGAGGGAGTGGTATGCCTTCTCTGTGGGAGGGGTTTGGGGGGCACCCCTCACAACTACCACCCCCAGATGATGGCACAGAGGCAGCTCTTTTCCTGGCTGAGTCCCTGTGAATAAGCTTCCCACCCAAGCCCAGGACACTCTGCCAGCCATCTCTGCCACAATCAGACCTCTGCTTCAGGAAACCTGCCATGGTTCTCAGGGACGGTGTCTAGACCTGATCCCTCCTAAACAGATTGAAAACCTTCCTCAAGTGGCCTAAATCTTTCTCTTCACACAcagaacccacccaccccctttccCTGCCCTCCTCAGCCACCCTGTTCCCTGGTAATCCCCACCAATCATGGGTGGaggaggctcacaggcctttaaCCTATATCCCAGCAACAAGCCCAGGTGTGGGGACTCTTCAGTGGGTGGGGTCACTTGCCATTCCTGGTAGAGGTGATCTTAAGTCCCCACCCTTCACAGAGCAGAGGTCTAAGGCGCTATCTGCTCTGAAGCACCTGTCTGCTGGCTACTCCACCCATTAGCCTTGCCAGAGAGGCCAGCAGAGATAAAGCTTTCATCGGGcctcctgcctttctcttctcCAGAGGAGAGGGACAGCTCGCAGATGAGCTGATTTGCTTTATCGAGTGTCACCCAGGCATCAGGACAGAATGCCCTCAGTGAAGACCTGCTTCAGTGCTTGGGGTAGCAGCAACACTTGGGTATTGGGATGCAGAAAGGGCTCAGCCTGTTTCTGGCTCTCTTAACAGGGTGGGGTTGTGGGGCATATGGAGGATAAATGAGTCCCTAGGAGCATGGTGGAAGCCTCCTGGGCCTAGGGCTACTAGGATGGGGCTAATGGATTTAGGTAATATTCAAGACAAAGGGGCCTTGGGGACTTAGGAGTCCCTCATTTCACAGATGGGCAAGCTGAGGTCCAGGATGAGACACATGTCTCTGCCCACGAGGGCTATGATTCTGATAGAGAAGACTGAGGCCAGGCTTCATTCTCATTGTTCATTGTTCCACTTCCAAGTACCTATTAATGCTAGCCTACTATACCAGATGTAGAGAGGGCTCTGACATTGCTTTCAGCCTCTCAAATACTTTCACACCCTAATGCCACCCCACAATGCTGTCCAGAAGTTGGAAACACATGTCCTTGAGGCTGTGTTTGGTCTATACACGCTCTTATTacatgtttgtttacttatttgtgtgtgtgtgtgtgtgtgtgtgtgtgtgtgtgtgtgtgtgtgtatgcatgccacagtgctaacgtggaggccagaggacagcttatgggagGTGACTCTCTTCTCTCACCATATGGGTCTTGGGTCTTGATGGTGAGCACCTTCACTTACTGTGCCATTTTACCAACCCTGGCCTGCTCACTCTCCAAATACAGGCTCCCCATCTCTCGAAAAGAAGCCGAAGATCTGCCCATACTACAGTGGGCAACTAGCCTGGATCAGAGCAAGGACCACCCCTTTACAGGCCACGTGTTCTcccacactctgtagaccataccTGGGGACAGTGAAGCTTGTGATGTGGATGATTTAGGTGTGTTCATCCCAGCTAAACGTGACAAGACTACAGCTCAGAGGCTGTCAGGCGCTTGCCTGAGTCACACAGGACCAGGTGCAAACATAAcctcttctttctgctctttttCTTCCCCTAAAACCATGATCCCAGGTACCCAGCACAAGCAGGGGCATTCAATAAATTATAGTTCTCTCCCCTGCAATCTTTCTCCCGCACAACCAGTCCAGAGTTTAAGAACTATCAGGGGCTGAAAAGTTGTTTATCCACTCCCTCTCCTTGTGATACCAGTAGTGAGTGGAAAATCAAAATACCCCAGTGGGAAACTGAAGCTCCCTCTTCCTGGAGCCCTGTCCCCGGGAGCCCTCTGCCTTATAGGCCCCTGGTGCCCACTCcctcccaccacccagccaccGGCCCCAGTTCTGGAACCCTTACATTGAACATGTCCTTCCAACCGCTGGTGCTGCCTGAGAGCAGGGTGTCGGGCCGGGCCATGCCGGCATTGTTGATGCAGATGTCCACGCCACTGTGCTGAGAGCGGACAGCTGAGAACATGGAGAGGATGTCCTCCTCATTTGACAGGTCACATCTGTAGGGGATCAAAGTCCCGGGGTAGCCTGCACTCTTACATTCAGCAGCCAGCTCCTATGAAACCCAACAGGGGTCTAACTGGGGTGAGCTGCTCACTCCCACACCTCCTCACCCAGGGtcgctcccccctcccccccccccccaccgccaggTCACTACTCAGAACTCTCTAGTGGCAGCAGCCTTTTGGCCTTATGAGGAAGGCTGGGTCTGCCCATCCCCAAAGCTCGGTCTGTTTGGTCAAAGTCTAAGGGGTTGGGGACACTCCCCAAGAGAAGGACAGCAATGGTAGAACAGATCACGGAGGACTCTCCCATAAACAAGTCTTCAGTgctaaggagagagaagaggccaGGGGTCCTGAGAATGGAGGGAGACTTTTCTACTCTTTCCCCCAGTACCTGAAAGTAGACCTCTATATCTACTTTCATTCTTCCAGTGAGGCCAAGAGGCCCTGAGCTGGTTACCCCAGAGCCCcaattctcttcttctctttagTGTCGGCCAGTCCCTCCCAGAGGGGCTCGGCTCTGAACTGCTACGTCCCTTCACAAAAGGCACACAGAACTTAAAGGTGAGCCCTGTGCACACCTTTCAGTGGAACTCAGCcaagtctctctttctccccacaaGTAGTCAGGCTCTCTAACCTCTAGCATCCCCTCAACCTCTAGCATCCCCCACCTACTTAAGTCCGTCACCTGCCACTAGACACTCCCTGTGCATGTCCAAGTCCCTCAGTACACCGCAGAGCCCTGAAAAAGCAGGGCCCCTGAGTGTGGCAGGAGCTGACATTTACAAGttggaagaaagcaggctgtgggaGGCCAGGGAGTGACTGAGCACTTGAGCCTTGTGAAGGTGACTGTGTAAGTGTGGCgcgcgggcgggggggggggggggggcagtgtgcAGGCTGGCCTAGAGGAAGGCCAGTTTGGCCAACTGCCCTGGCCTGggccccttcctccttccaagtgAAGCTAGGAATAAAAGGCTTGATCAGGtggccaaataaattctttcctgcctttttgtttgtttgttttgggttttgtttttttgagacagggtttctctgtgtagccctggctgtcctggatcttgctttgtagactagggtggccttgaactcacagagatccgcctgcctctgcctccctggtgctctGCCAGGTTCTTCCTGCTCTAaccttctgtgagttcaaaagtcGTATCCCTCTGGGACTCGGAAGCCCCCTTCCACCTGATTTTACTGTTCATAACCATCTCAGGGAGCAGGATTTCTCCCAGCAATTCTACAGAACCCAAACTTAGTTTTAATATCATCGaattaatcaatcaataaaacaGGTAGTGAGCAAGAAACCCAGGAATACCCCCACTCCAGACTCAAAGTTCTCAAcagaaaaggggtgtgtgtgtgtgtaatatttttCTCCCCATCACTGCCAAGCCATGCTTCATCTCTGCCATCTCCATCTACTCTCCAAAATGACCTGAAATCCGGACAGTCCCACACAGCAAAGAGGTTTTCCCTTAATGACATGTAGCCATCCCAAGGCTGAATGATCTGCCTGGAGATTCCCTGGGATTCGGGGCCTCCCTTTCCTGGGTAACTTAGGGCAGAGAAGTGGAGGAGAAGGCAAGAGTGGCTTCAGAATTAGGGAATCAAAACTaaaaacagggggctggagagatggctcagtggttaaaagcaccggctgctcttccagaggacccaggttcaattcccagcacccacatggcagctcatcactgtctgtaactccagttcaggggatctgacatccttgcacagacatacatacaggcaaaacaccaatgcatacacataaaataaaaataaataaatggaaaaaaaaccctaaaaacaaaacaaacaaacacctaggGGAATCCAGTTGTCCAATCCTTGGCTTTAATCCCCTAGGCTTCAAAGCTGGGGTTGGACCCTATGCTTTTCCAGGGGAAGGGAGGGGCAAAGTGGGGCAATGGTGGAGCCAGGTGACCTTGGGATTATCTGGGAGGCTATAAAGTGTACCTTTAGTCACTAGCAGGGAATCAGGCAGTCCTTCCTGTACACCTTCTCCCTTTGCCTCCACCCAAGGCCTCCTTACCCCTTTTCTACCAGTGGACTTTGAACCATGCTGAGGACAGAGCCCTGCAGGGAAGGGCTAACCCACACACCTGAGGGTGGTCCTGTCAGGGCAAATAATGGGACTTTCTCTTGTCTTCCCCCAAATGGCCATCTCCTCCTCGCCTTTTCAGAGTTGGTGCTGCTCATAAGTTTGGGGACCCCCAAAAGCATGTTAAGAGGAAAACTAGGGAGTCCTGCATCCATTAAGATTTACatatccagggttggggatttagctcagtggtagagtgcttgcctagcaagcgtaaggccctgggttcgatcctcagctccaaaaaaaaaaaaaaaaatttacatatcCAGTGCCCTATTGCCCTATTTCACCTGTTCGGTCCCACCTAGGAAaatgaaccagaaaaaaaagattctataaGTAAATATTCCCGTCACCACTTAGGCTCATGGCATATGAGTGGAGCCTGAGATAGGAACTTGAAAGGAGCGTTAGCTCGCGAGTCACTCTCAAGACCTCTAGAGTCTTGCTCATTGGTTGGCTAGCCCTTTACCTGGTGTGGCTGGGTGAGGTCTGAGGACAAGAGGAAATTAACCTAGCCACTAAAGCTAgccagctttctttccttctccatggCTGTCTAGCTATGCCCGGACCTCTGGCTTCCCCTTTCTTTCCACCTGTCAGTATACGGGCAGACGATGGCAGGGGTAAGGGAACAGAATGCCAGGGGTCAGGGATTTGGTACGCTGCAGGCACAGGCTGCCAGGAGCGAATGGCTCGTTCTAAAAGCAGGACTAGGGGAGAAAGTAGGTCCTCCCGCTACCAGACAGCCATCACTCCTGCCCTCAAGGCCGTTGCAATGGCCCTGGGGTAGCAGACTGGTGGGAGCAGGGTCACAGTCTGGCTCCGgccactccccctcccccactcggAGCCCTAGCCCGTGGAAACGACGTCCCCCAGAGCGTCCCCGCTGCTCAGCGGGACCTTACCTCGATGTTGCCAACGGTGCGGGCACAACCCACCACCTTCAGTCCCTGCTGGACTAATGCCCGGGCCACGGCCGCGCCTATGCCCCCCGAGGCTCCGGTCACCAGTGCCAGCCGGTCACGCCACCGCTCCATGCCGGCTCTGGCCATGGTCCCGAGCCGTCCGCCCACCTCGTTCAGCCAGCCAGGCACTATTACCGCGGAGCTTCGTCCGGGGTCACAGACGCTTGGCCGCTCCCCGGTCACTGCTGGGACGAGCGCGGACAACTTGCAGGCGTCGGAGCAGTGCCTAGACCCACCCCCGTGCGGGCGAGCCTCCGGCCCGGGCTCCGCCCTCGGGACCTCGGCACCGGGCCACATCGCGCCCCAGGACCGCCGCGGCTGGGCCGCCCTGTCCCTTGAGCGGCCGCGGGGCCGCCCCTTCCGGCCACGCCCCCGCGCGAGCCCGTTCCTCCCGCGGGGGACGGAAACCGCAGCGATTCGGGTGGGAGCCCACCGGCGCGAGAAGGGGCCTGACAGCCTGTGGTCTTGCTTTCTTGGTGAGCGCCTCCCTTTGTGGTGGAAGAGGACGCATGCACTCAAGGCCTCCTTTGCTCAGCCAGCCCCACTTCCAGAGGCCTGAGGACCTAAAGGTTACTCCAGTGCCCTCCCAAACCACAGGTGATTGATTGCAAAGACTCAGTCCAGAAAAGCTCAAGTGTCTCTGCCCTTAAGACCAGGTGACCCGAGGAAGGGGTCTTATTAGCCAAGAACTAAATGGTTAAAATACCCAAGTATTGTTGAGTTCTACTTCTAAATGGCCCCATGGTCTCCAACTGCCCTTGACAGCACCCTTCCCCGTCCTACATGGGCAGAAATTTTATATAACGTACTTCGAGGATCACTGGCAAGAGCTGACAATTTGAACACTGCGTAACAGACATATTTACACACTTTAAACAACATGCACAATACACCCTATAAGATAGGGTTttgttacttcttttttcttgtgtAGGCGACTCaacacagggcctcacacatgttgAGCACCAGGTCTATCTACCAcaaggcctggtggcacaggtcAGTAAGTAATAGCACTATGGGAGTTAAAGGCAGGTGAATCAGTTTCAGGCCATCCTTTACTACACAGTTTAGGCCAGCTGGAACACGAGCCCTTTtcacaaaaagcaaaataatgacTATACTAGCACATAGAGGTGTGACCTGCATCTCAGTCCTAGGGCAGGAATGTGCCCAACTGTCTTTACTTCATTCTCCATTATTAGGTTATCAATTTTGTACAGAGTAGGGCTCACTTTATTCTCTGGCCATTCAGAGTTTAAAACTGCCTTATTTTGCCGCCCCTGAACAGTAGTGGCACTCAcctttatgcctttaatccctgcatctggaggcagaagcaggtagatttccaaattcaaggccagcctaatcgaCACAGtaagttcccagacagccagggctacacacagacactctgtctcgagaaaaaagaaaaaccaaaaactgataTCTACCTTCATCATATACCTATCCTTTATGGTTGCTGGAGTTGGACATATAGTTCTGAGATACGGCACCTGAGTACCAGTCACAAAAGCCATGCCTTTgcaatcctgtaatcccagcaccaggaggctaAGGCTGGATTACAAATCATATTCTGGGCTAGTGAGAccctaatttgaaaaaaaaaaaaaattcactgggGCTAGCGAGAGCTCAGAAAAGCACTggttcaattgccagcatccacatgtcagctcacaactgttaactccagttccagaggatctgacatcttcacacaaacatacatacaaacaaaaatacctatacacataaaaaattttctttaaaaattaaaaaattcacttAACAAGCATCCATTTGGCTATCCTTCATATGGCCACAAAGGCAATAATTAAAACTattatgaggctggagagatggctcagaggttaagagcactggctgctcttccagaggtctggagttcaattcccagcaaccacatggtggctcacaaccatctatgtgatctggtgccctctttggtcttgcaggcatacatggaaacagaacactgtatacataattaacacattttaaaaaactattgcTTTCGGGAATTTCATGTAGCCAGGGGTGTAGATCAGTTCGCAGAGTGATGTCTAGTAAAGAAAATGCCTAGATAAGAGTATTGCCCAGAGTTGTTTGTTGCTCAGTGATACACAACCAAATAAAGACAACTCAGGTTTACCAAAGAAATGCCATCAACTACCTGGGAAACACCATGacagaggctgaggtaagagaacCAtctccagttcaaggccagtctgagctgcaTTGTAAGGCCCAAACAAAAGAGATCAATGATGAAAATTGGACGCACACATCACTGCTACACACTTGAAATCTAATTAAATGGTAGGAAGCTCCTACAATTCACTCCAGCCCCACTATTCAGACATGATGTCCTACAACTGTTGTCTGGGAGCCACCATGTCTAATCAACACTCAGGCACAAAGCCGTAACTATGCATTTGTGGTGCTGTTCAAcctcatcttttccttttttgtgttgTGTGCCAAGTGCATTTGTATGCAAGTGCCAGGCATGTATAGGCCAGAGGAAACTGGTATGGTTCCTCAGTAACACTGTCCTACTTTTAAAGAAGTACTTATgataggtgtggtggcacacacttttaatcccagcacttggaagacaaaaggcaggcagatctgagttcaagacctacctggtctacatggcaagtctCAAAACACAACCAGTACATTTACACATTTGTTGGCAGGGTACATGCATACCACGTATGGTCAGAGGGGACAACTTGTGGACGTCAGTTCTCtccacgtgggtcccaggaatcagaCTCAGGTCGTGAGgcctggtggcaagcaccttctcCCCACTGCATCACCTTAGTGACCCACCTTCTCTGAGACAAGGACTCTCTTTGGTCTGGAGCACAGGCCCAGTACACCCGCAAGCCAGTAAGTCTCAGGGATCCATCTCTGACGCCCAGCACtgggttttctcttttgttttatccaacttacattttattcattcatacaGTATATGAATGtagtcctttaaaaaatatattatgtaagtttttattatacttattattGTACATGCATTGGTGTCGGGTCCCCttaaattggagttacagacagttgtgagcctcgatgtgggtactgggatctgaattcggatcctctggaagagcagtcagtgaccttaaccactgagcaatctctccagccccagtccttTTCTTTTTACGCATTACCCAGTCTCATCCCTTACACAGCCTAacctctttgtgtgtgttctggggatggaactcaattcatttttaaaatttttattttgagacatgtgATTAAACGCCTGCTGCCATTTCCCCTCTGGGTCTTACATGCATCTTATCATCATCTCTCCATCACTAATCTGACCTATCCAATGGCAGCAAAATGCTACACCTGGGAGTCATTCCCTTTAGTACTCAGCTTGCTTGTGACAGCAGTGAACTGTAAAGTCACACTGAGTTCATGAAGGAAAACAAATACGCTGAGTACACACTGACACAAACCACAATGTGGTCAGCTCTGATGCATCCTTCCCTGgtcccactctttttttttaaagatttattcattcattcattcattcattcactatgtatacagaagagggtgccagatctcattacagatggttgtgagccaccatgtggttac
Above is a window of Onychomys torridus chromosome 8, mOncTor1.1, whole genome shotgun sequence DNA encoding:
- the Dhrs11 gene encoding dehydrogenase/reductase SDR family member 11 isoform X1, which gives rise to MWPGAEVPRAEPGPEARPHGGGSRHCSDACKLSALVPAVTGERPSVCDPGRSSAVIVPGWLNEVGGRLGTMARAGMERWRDRLALVTGASGGIGAAVARALVQQGLKVVGCARTVGNIEELAAECKSAGYPGTLIPYRCDLSNEEDILSMFSAVRSQHSGVDICINNAGMARPDTLLSGSTSGWKDMFNVNVLALSICTREAYQSMKERNVDDGHIININSMCGHRVPPESVIHFYCATKYAVTALTEGLRQELLEAQTHIRATCISPGLVETQFAFKLHDKDPERAAATYEDIKCLRPEDVAEAVIYVLSTPPHVQVGDIQMRPTEQVT
- the Dhrs11 gene encoding dehydrogenase/reductase SDR family member 11 isoform X3 — its product is MWPGAEVPRAEPGPEARPHGGGSRHCSDACKLSALVPAVTGERPSVCDPGRSSAVIVPGWLNEVGGRLGTMARAGMERWRDRLALVTGASGGIGAAVARALVQQGLKVVGCARTVGNIEELAAECKSAGYPGTLIPYRCDLSNEEDILSMFSAVRSQHSGVDICINNAGMARPDTLLSGSTSGWKDMFNVNVLALSICTREAYQSMKERNVDDGHIININSMCGHRVPPESVIHFYCATKYAVTALTEGLRQELLEAQTHIRATARESSG
- the Dhrs11 gene encoding dehydrogenase/reductase SDR family member 11 isoform X2, coding for MWPGAEVPRAEPGPEARPHGGGSRHCSDACKLSALVPAVTGERPSVCDPGRSSAVIVPGWLNEVGGRLGTMARAGMERWRDRLALVTGASGGIGAAVARALVQQGLKVVGCARTVGNIEELAAECKSAGYPGTLIPYRCDLSNEEDILSMFSAVRSQHSGVDICINNAGMARPDTLLSGSTSGWKDMFNVNVLALSICTREAYQSMKERNVDDGHIININSMCGHRVPPESVIHFYCATKYAVTALTEGLRQELLEAQTHIRATCLRPEDVAEAVIYVLSTPPHVQVGDIQMRPTEQVT